In Sphingobacteriaceae bacterium, the following proteins share a genomic window:
- a CDS encoding 2,3,4,5-tetrahydropyridine-2,6-dicarboxylate N-succinyltransferase, producing MQDIIEAAWHNRSLLQDKHTVATINEVIQQLDLGQLRVAQPMPDGSWQVNEWVKKAVILYFPTRKMTTFEVGPMEFHDKMALKTNYANLGVRVVPHAIARYGAFLASGVIMMPSYVNIGAYVDSGTMVDTWATVGSCAQIGKNVHLSGGVGIGGVLEPVQAAPVIIEDDAFIGSRCIVVEGVRVGKEAVLGANVVLTQSTKIIDVSGSSPIETKGYVPERSVVIPGSYTKQFPAGEFQVPCALIIGKRKASTDLKTSLNDALREHNVAV from the coding sequence ATGCAGGACATTATCGAAGCCGCGTGGCACAACAGAAGCTTATTACAAGACAAACATACAGTAGCAACTATTAATGAAGTAATTCAGCAATTAGACCTTGGTCAGTTAAGAGTGGCACAGCCAATGCCTGATGGCAGCTGGCAGGTAAATGAATGGGTGAAGAAAGCGGTAATTCTGTATTTTCCTACACGCAAAATGACCACTTTTGAAGTTGGCCCCATGGAGTTTCATGATAAAATGGCCTTGAAAACCAATTACGCCAATCTTGGCGTAAGAGTGGTGCCACATGCTATTGCGCGTTACGGTGCTTTTTTGGCAAGCGGTGTAATTATGATGCCGAGTTATGTAAATATCGGCGCTTATGTAGATTCGGGAACTATGGTAGATACCTGGGCAACCGTTGGAAGCTGCGCACAGATTGGAAAAAATGTGCATTTGAGCGGAGGAGTTGGTATTGGCGGAGTATTAGAGCCCGTGCAAGCTGCACCGGTAATTATTGAAGATGATGCTTTTATCGGTTCCCGCTGCATTGTGGTGGAAGGCGTGAGAGTTGGGAAAGAAGCAGTTCTTGGAGCAAATGTTGTATTAACTCAGTCTACAAAAATTATTGATGTCAGCGGATCAAGTCCTATCGAAACAAAAGGATATGTGCCAGAACGCAGTGTTGTTATTCCGGGAAGTTATACCAAACAATTTCCTGCGGGAGAGTTTCAGGTACCCTGTGCATTGATTATTGGGAAACGTAAAGCCAGCACCGATCTTAAGACTTCGTTGAACGATGCTTTGAGAGAGCATAATGTTGCCGTTTAA
- a CDS encoding excinuclease ABC subunit C: MPLPYCVYILFSKKDFELYVGYTSNLEARIKDHNSGGTKSTSYRGPLELIFCEFYLFKEDAKKRELYFKTTMGKKAIKLMLIGTLDKLGYKGTLKPLDIIEDTISD; this comes from the coding sequence ATGCCTCTACCGTATTGTGTTTATATACTTTTTAGTAAGAAAGATTTTGAATTATATGTAGGATATACTTCAAATCTGGAAGCGAGAATTAAAGATCACAACTCCGGCGGGACGAAGAGTACATCATACCGAGGCCCATTGGAATTAATTTTTTGTGAGTTTTACCTTTTTAAAGAAGATGCAAAGAAGCGAGAATTATATTTTAAAACTACAATGGGCAAAAAAGCAATAAAGCTAATGTTGATAGGGACTCTGGATAAATTGGGTTATAAAGGAACTCTTAAGCCTTTAGATATTATCGAAGATACCATTTCAGATTAA
- a CDS encoding cytidylate kinase, protein MQKITIAIDGYSSCGKSTLAKALAQKLGYNYIDTGAMYRAVTLYAIRNELIDANKVVNKEELITRLPLVDVEFNVNPKTHHSDVFLNGEDVERDIRTMEVSDLVSKVSAIKEVREKMVAAQRQMGKRKAVVLDGRDIGTHVFPKAELKLFMIADPDVRAKRRMDEFSSKGQYFTMAEVEMSLLKRDMADISREESPLTQAEDAVILDNSDLSKEEQLEFVLKLISDLQFISREEQSHH, encoded by the coding sequence GTGCAAAAAATAACAATCGCTATAGACGGATACAGTAGCTGCGGGAAAAGCACCCTGGCAAAAGCCCTGGCGCAAAAACTTGGCTATAATTACATCGACACCGGAGCTATGTACCGCGCGGTGACTTTATATGCTATAAGAAATGAACTTATTGACGCTAATAAGGTTGTCAATAAAGAAGAGCTGATAACTCGATTACCTTTAGTAGATGTTGAATTTAACGTCAATCCAAAAACACACCACTCAGATGTTTTTTTAAATGGGGAAGACGTGGAACGCGATATCCGGACCATGGAAGTGAGTGATCTTGTTAGTAAAGTGAGTGCTATTAAAGAAGTACGCGAGAAAATGGTGGCGGCTCAACGCCAGATGGGCAAAAGAAAAGCAGTTGTTTTAGATGGCCGGGACATTGGCACCCACGTTTTTCCAAAAGCAGAATTAAAATTATTTATGATTGCCGATCCGGATGTCCGGGCCAAAAGGCGTATGGATGAATTCAGTAGCAAGGGTCAGTACTTTACAATGGCTGAAGTGGAAATGAGTCTGTTAAAACGCGACATGGCCGATATTAGCCGCGAAGAAAGTCCGCTCACTCAGGCAGAAGACGCTGTAATTTTGGACAACAGCGACCTTTCAAAAGAAGAACAACTCGAATTTGTGCTGAAGCTGATTTCCGATCTACAATTTATTTCCCGCGAAGAACAATCGCATCATTAG